One window of the Oceanicaulis sp. genome contains the following:
- a CDS encoding BrnA antitoxin family protein: MTSRPRKLISPTPEEDEEINRGIALDPDTREMTLEDMRRGFRGRPPLPPFQKKVRVQIRLDPEVVEEAKRRAPEGYTTFINATLREAFGLD, translated from the coding sequence ATGACATCGCGACCCAGGAAACTGATCAGCCCGACCCCTGAAGAGGACGAGGAGATCAATCGCGGCATCGCGCTCGATCCCGACACGCGTGAAATGACGCTCGAAGACATGCGTCGCGGCTTTCGTGGCCGCCCGCCTCTGCCGCCGTTTCAGAAGAAGGTGCGCGTGCAGATCCGGCTCGATCCCGAGGTGGTCGAGGAGGCCAAGCGCCGGGCGCCGGAGGGCTACACCACCTTCATCAACGCCACCCTGCGCGAGGCGTTCGGCCTGGACTGA
- a CDS encoding Mth938-like domain-containing protein codes for MRRRTQPAYAVPPIDAFGDGGFRVAGARKDGSILIVDGAPRPWQADPAALTAADFKVFLDRPDRPDMVVLGTGPALKHPPVEVRKAFREAGVGLEALDTATACRTYNLLAGEARRVGAALVAV; via the coding sequence ATGCGCCGTAGGACCCAGCCCGCCTACGCCGTGCCGCCCATCGACGCGTTCGGCGACGGCGGGTTCCGCGTCGCCGGCGCGCGCAAGGACGGCTCGATCCTGATCGTGGACGGCGCGCCCCGGCCCTGGCAGGCCGATCCCGCCGCGCTGACCGCCGCGGATTTCAAGGTGTTCCTCGACCGCCCCGACAGGCCGGACATGGTCGTGCTGGGCACGGGGCCGGCTCTGAAGCATCCTCCGGTAGAGGTTCGCAAGGCCTTCCGCGAGGCCGGCGTGGGTCTCGAAGCGCTCGACACCGCCACGGCCTGCCGCACCTACAACCTGCTCGCCGGCGAAGCCCGCCGCGTCGGCGCGGCGCTGGTGGCGGTTTAG
- the tatC gene encoding twin-arginine translocase subunit TatC, with the protein MAEGVDEEDEVEASRAPLMAHLEELRTRLVWSLAAIAVGFAICFVYAEWIYNVLLVPFEDAARQVRGEDLELQLIFTAPLEFFFVKLKLALFGAIALAFPVIAYQVWAFVRPGLYKNERLAFAPFLLASPALFAAGMAFVYYVILPFVMSFALGQEQLGADGRAQIQLLTRVSEYLNLVTTLALAFGISFQLPVLLSLLGKAGILTSGDLIRFWKFALVGIAAFAAFVTPPDPISQIFLGAAMFGLYGISILAVKLVERKEEPEE; encoded by the coding sequence ATGGCTGAAGGCGTGGACGAGGAAGACGAGGTCGAGGCCTCGCGCGCGCCGCTGATGGCCCATCTGGAGGAGTTGCGCACGCGGCTCGTCTGGTCGCTGGCCGCCATCGCGGTCGGGTTCGCGATCTGCTTCGTCTACGCCGAGTGGATCTACAACGTGCTGCTGGTCCCGTTCGAGGACGCGGCCCGGCAGGTGCGCGGCGAGGATCTCGAGCTGCAGCTCATCTTCACCGCCCCGCTCGAATTCTTCTTCGTCAAACTCAAGCTCGCTTTGTTCGGCGCGATCGCGCTGGCCTTCCCGGTGATCGCCTATCAGGTCTGGGCCTTCGTCCGGCCCGGCCTTTACAAGAACGAGCGGCTGGCCTTCGCGCCCTTCCTTCTGGCGAGCCCGGCGCTGTTCGCCGCCGGCATGGCGTTCGTCTATTACGTGATCCTGCCCTTCGTGATGAGCTTCGCGCTGGGCCAGGAACAGCTCGGCGCGGACGGCCGCGCGCAGATCCAGCTGCTCACGCGGGTCAGCGAATATCTGAACCTCGTCACCACGCTGGCGCTCGCCTTCGGGATCAGCTTCCAGTTGCCCGTGCTGCTCTCGCTGCTGGGCAAGGCGGGGATCCTGACGAGCGGGGATCTGATCCGCTTCTGGAAGTTCGCGCTGGTCGGCATCGCCGCCTTCGCCGCCTTCGTCACCCCGCCCGATCCCATCAGTCAGATCTTCCTGGGCGCGGCCATGTTCGGGCTTTACGGGATTTCGATCCTGGCCGTGAAGCTGGTCGAGCGGAAGGAAGAGCCCGAAGAGTGA
- the surE gene encoding 5'/3'-nucleotidase SurE — protein MKNPRILITNDDGVHAPGLEALEDIAASVSNDVWVVAPSDEQSGMSRALTLNAPLRVSRFGEKRFAVSGTPTDCVHMAVHGLIEGAAPDLVLSGVNSGQNIAEDVTFSGTVAGAMQGTQLGIPSIAFSQAYGFEGRAKIRWETARAHGPAVLKKLLETPWSENTLMNVNFPDRAPDDVAGLEVTVQGVRDQTILRAEKRTDLRGRDYYWLGFTGKKSDPAVGTDLRAIYDGRISITPLHLDLTRHDARERLKDAFRDFRP, from the coding sequence ATGAAAAACCCCCGCATCCTCATCACCAATGACGACGGCGTTCACGCGCCGGGGCTCGAAGCGCTCGAGGACATCGCCGCCTCGGTGTCCAACGACGTCTGGGTGGTCGCGCCCAGCGACGAGCAGTCGGGGATGAGCCGGGCGCTGACGCTGAACGCGCCTCTGAGAGTGAGCCGGTTCGGGGAGAAGCGCTTCGCGGTGTCGGGCACGCCGACCGACTGCGTGCACATGGCGGTGCACGGCCTGATCGAGGGGGCTGCGCCCGATCTGGTGCTGTCGGGGGTGAATTCCGGGCAGAACATCGCCGAGGACGTGACGTTCTCCGGGACGGTGGCCGGCGCCATGCAGGGCACGCAGCTGGGGATCCCCTCGATCGCCTTCTCGCAGGCCTACGGCTTCGAGGGGCGGGCGAAGATCCGCTGGGAGACCGCGCGGGCTCACGGCCCGGCCGTGCTGAAAAAGCTGCTGGAGACGCCCTGGAGCGAGAACACGCTGATGAACGTGAACTTCCCCGATCGCGCGCCTGACGACGTCGCCGGCCTCGAGGTGACCGTGCAGGGCGTGCGCGACCAGACGATCCTGCGCGCCGAAAAGCGCACCGATCTCAGGGGCCGGGACTATTACTGGCTGGGCTTCACCGGCAAGAAGTCCGACCCCGCCGTCGGCACCGATCTCAGGGCGATCTATGACGGGCGGATCTCGATCACCCCGCTGCATCTCGATCTCACCCGGCACGACGCGCGCGAGCGTCTGAAAGACGCGTTCAGGGATTTCAGGCCGTGA
- a CDS encoding protein-L-isoaspartate(D-aspartate) O-methyltransferase codes for MTADTRVIQLVMALRTAGISDKAVLGAIERTPRDLFVPESFADQAYQNRPLPIDCGQTISQPFVVAAMTQALKLDDRCKVLEIGTGSGYQAAVLARLARRVYTVERYRTLAKEAEARFARLRLTNIVPRIGDGAKGWPEQAPFDRIIVTAAASERPDALLAQLKPGGIMVAPVQNGQVQTLMRYVADEAGDASEEALFDVRFVPLVPGAAKTL; via the coding sequence GTGACCGCAGACACCCGCGTCATTCAGCTGGTCATGGCGCTCAGGACCGCCGGGATCTCCGACAAGGCGGTCCTGGGCGCGATCGAGCGCACGCCGCGCGACCTGTTCGTGCCCGAGAGCTTCGCCGATCAGGCCTATCAGAACCGGCCGCTGCCGATCGATTGCGGCCAGACGATCTCACAGCCCTTCGTGGTCGCCGCGATGACCCAGGCGCTGAAGCTCGACGACCGGTGCAAGGTGCTCGAGATCGGCACCGGCTCGGGCTATCAGGCCGCCGTGCTCGCAAGGCTCGCACGCCGGGTCTACACCGTGGAGCGCTACCGGACGCTGGCCAAGGAGGCGGAGGCGCGCTTCGCCCGGCTCAGGCTCACCAACATCGTGCCGCGCATCGGCGACGGCGCGAAGGGCTGGCCCGAACAGGCGCCGTTCGACCGGATCATCGTCACCGCAGCCGCGAGCGAGCGGCCCGACGCGCTGCTCGCCCAGCTCAAGCCTGGCGGGATCATGGTCGCGCCGGTCCAGAACGGTCAGGTCCAGACCCTGATGCGCTATGTCGCCGATGAGGCGGGAGACGCCAGCGAAGAAGCGCTGTTCGACGTGCGCTTCGTCCCGCTTGTTCCCGGCGCGGCGAAAACCTTGTAA
- a CDS encoding Sec-independent protein translocase TatA, producing the protein MGPHWTGILIVAILLLVLFGGRGKISALMGDMAKGVTAFRKGLKDDEADEGDKDKDARREALGSDATSEPQARREDERAGS; encoded by the coding sequence ATGGGTCCGCATTGGACAGGCATTCTCATCGTGGCGATCCTGCTGCTCGTCCTGTTCGGCGGGCGGGGGAAGATCTCCGCGCTGATGGGCGACATGGCCAAGGGCGTCACCGCCTTCCGCAAGGGCCTCAAGGACGACGAGGCCGACGAAGGCGACAAGGACAAGGACGCCCGGCGCGAGGCGCTGGGGTCTGACGCGACATCCGAGCCGCAGGCGCGCCGCGAGGACGAGCGCGCCGGGAGCTAG
- the yajC gene encoding preprotein translocase subunit YajC, whose product MFSGTESVFIAAAGGGGLGYMLIQLAPFLLIFVVFYFLLIRPQQQRMKKHREMIDSLRRGDEVVTQGGVIGKVTKVTDTEATVEIAEGVRVKVVKPTITEVRTRTEPANDKSEPKDGQ is encoded by the coding sequence ATGTTTTCTGGGACCGAGAGCGTTTTCATCGCCGCCGCGGGCGGCGGCGGGCTGGGCTACATGCTCATTCAGCTCGCGCCGTTTCTGCTGATCTTCGTGGTCTTCTACTTCCTGCTGATCCGTCCCCAGCAGCAGCGCATGAAGAAGCATCGCGAGATGATCGACAGCCTGCGCCGCGGTGACGAAGTGGTCACCCAGGGCGGCGTGATCGGCAAGGTCACCAAGGTCACCGATACTGAAGCCACGGTCGAGATCGCCGAGGGCGTGCGGGTGAAGGTCGTCAAGCCGACCATCACCGAAGTGCGCACCCGGACCGAACCGGCCAACGACAAGTCCGAACCCAAGGACGGCCAGTAG
- the tatB gene encoding Sec-independent protein translocase protein TatB, whose translation MNPGIGAPELLVIAIIALVVVGPKDLPLMVRRVGRFVGKMRGLAREFQRSFDELGREAELAEMKREIEQLKRNNPMGEIRREFEAAESETRAAAEDRPHPRVKKDAPLKGEPLKFGPAAEAGDAASAPPQAKAEPAADTPDLDQLSGSIEDPEPTKKTG comes from the coding sequence ATGAACCCGGGCATCGGCGCGCCGGAACTTCTGGTCATCGCGATCATCGCGCTGGTCGTGGTCGGTCCCAAGGACCTGCCGCTGATGGTGCGCCGTGTGGGCCGGTTCGTGGGCAAGATGCGCGGGCTTGCGCGCGAGTTTCAGAGAAGCTTCGACGAGCTGGGCCGCGAGGCCGAACTCGCCGAGATGAAGCGCGAGATCGAACAGCTCAAGCGCAACAACCCGATGGGCGAAATTCGCCGCGAGTTCGAGGCCGCCGAATCCGAAACCCGCGCCGCCGCCGAGGACCGGCCTCATCCCCGGGTCAAAAAAGACGCGCCGCTGAAGGGCGAGCCGCTGAAATTCGGCCCCGCCGCCGAGGCCGGCGACGCAGCGTCAGCGCCGCCGCAGGCCAAGGCCGAACCCGCCGCCGACACGCCCGATCTCGACCAGCTTTCGGGCTCGATCGAAGACCCTGAACCCACCAAGAAGACCGGCTGA
- a CDS encoding DUF6491 family protein, with the protein MLRKISILSAALFFLSACAAGMDAEMTPAAAERLAAFTMTGEADNCLSLRRIDDITPLDDRFWLVETTSGAFYLNEVSAGCNGAASGFTFLQYDTPTGQLCDGEIVRVYDNNADILRGSCALGEYQRLVPNR; encoded by the coding sequence ATGCTTCGCAAGATCTCCATCCTCTCCGCCGCCCTTTTCTTTCTGTCCGCCTGCGCCGCAGGCATGGACGCCGAGATGACGCCCGCCGCCGCCGAGCGGCTTGCCGCCTTCACCATGACCGGCGAAGCGGACAACTGTCTGAGCCTGCGCCGGATCGACGACATCACTCCGCTCGACGACCGCTTCTGGCTCGTCGAGACGACGTCAGGCGCGTTCTATCTCAACGAGGTCAGCGCGGGCTGCAACGGCGCAGCGTCGGGCTTCACCTTCCTTCAGTACGACACGCCGACCGGTCAGCTCTGCGACGGCGAGATTGTCCGGGTGTACGACAATAACGCCGACATCCTGCGCGGCTCGTGCGCGCTGGGCGAGTACCAGCGCCTCGTTCCGAACCGCTGA
- the secF gene encoding protein translocase subunit SecF: MNLALVRFIPTDTDFPFIKMRVGAFVVSLALMLASAAAFFGMGLNFGIDFRGGTLIEIQTEGPADLGAIRSELGTLGLGDVQVQEFGAEDAVLIRVETLDQAGGQAVFEQAQAQGLALPESRVRDGVEDDEAAQQVVREVIQARLDSAFENIDYRRVEVVGPQVSGELVVAGTTAVVVALFLMLVYIWFRFEWQYSVGAVLALVHDVVATIGFFAITQLEFNLSTIAAILTIVGYSMNDTVVVYDRIREKFRKYKTRPTPEVLNMAINKTLSRTILTSGTTLVAIVAMAVIGGPALQGFALALIWGVAIGTYSSIFVAAPLLTLTGVKRESGEEGDNALVDNAP; encoded by the coding sequence ATGAATCTCGCGCTCGTCCGCTTCATCCCGACCGACACCGACTTCCCGTTCATCAAGATGCGGGTCGGCGCCTTCGTGGTTTCGCTCGCCCTGATGCTGGCTTCGGCGGCCGCCTTTTTCGGCATGGGCCTCAATTTCGGCATCGATTTTCGCGGCGGCACGCTGATCGAGATCCAGACCGAAGGCCCCGCCGATCTCGGCGCGATCCGGTCCGAACTCGGCACGCTGGGCCTGGGCGACGTCCAGGTGCAGGAATTCGGGGCCGAAGACGCCGTGCTGATCCGGGTGGAGACGCTCGATCAGGCCGGCGGCCAAGCTGTTTTCGAACAGGCGCAGGCTCAGGGCCTGGCTCTGCCCGAAAGCCGGGTGCGGGACGGCGTGGAAGACGATGAGGCGGCCCAGCAGGTCGTCCGCGAAGTGATCCAGGCGCGGCTGGATTCCGCGTTTGAGAACATCGACTACCGCCGTGTGGAAGTCGTCGGTCCTCAGGTTTCCGGCGAGCTGGTCGTTGCGGGCACGACCGCGGTCGTCGTCGCGCTCTTCCTGATGCTGGTCTATATCTGGTTCCGCTTCGAGTGGCAGTACTCGGTCGGCGCGGTACTGGCGCTGGTCCACGACGTGGTCGCCACGATCGGGTTTTTCGCGATCACCCAGCTCGAGTTCAACCTCTCCACCATCGCCGCGATCCTGACCATCGTGGGCTATTCGATGAACGACACGGTGGTGGTCTATGACCGGATCCGGGAGAAGTTCAGGAAGTACAAGACCCGGCCCACGCCGGAAGTCCTGAACATGGCGATCAACAAGACGCTGTCGCGGACGATCCTGACCTCGGGCACCACGCTCGTGGCCATCGTGGCGATGGCGGTGATCGGCGGCCCCGCGCTTCAGGGCTTCGCTCTGGCGCTGATCTGGGGCGTGGCGATCGGGACCTATTCCTCGATCTTCGTCGCGGCGCCGCTGCTGACGCTCACCGGCGTGAAGCGCGAAAGCGGCGAAGAGGGTGATAACGCCCTCGTCGACAATGCGCCGTAG
- a CDS encoding BrnT family toxin, translating into MPIYEWDEAKRAQNLAKHKVDFSAVRGMDWRQAISDPQFREGETRFITVGPIGDRLHCLIWTWRDENVRVISLRKANSREERAYDIATQETDQPDP; encoded by the coding sequence ATGCCGATCTACGAATGGGACGAAGCCAAGCGGGCGCAGAATCTCGCAAAGCACAAGGTCGATTTCTCGGCCGTACGAGGCATGGACTGGCGGCAAGCGATTTCCGACCCGCAGTTTCGGGAGGGTGAAACCCGTTTCATCACCGTCGGGCCGATCGGTGATCGGCTGCATTGCCTCATCTGGACGTGGCGGGACGAGAATGTTCGCGTGATTTCGCTGCGCAAAGCGAATTCGAGAGAGGAGCGCGCCTATGACATCGCGACCCAGGAAACTGATCAGCCCGACCCCTGA
- the serS gene encoding serine--tRNA ligase — MHDIRLIRDEPAAFDATMQKRGLEPQAQRLIDLDARRREATTKLQEAETQRNAKSKEIGKAKAQGDEDLFNSLRAEVERLKAEMERLAEEERTATEVLNQHLAALPNRPMDDVPEGEDETGNEEVRGWGEPRAFDFDIADHVTVGERLGLDFERAAAMSGARFAVLQGPLARLERALGQFMLDVQTEEHGYRETSVPYMVRDEAVFGTGQLPKFSEDLFRTTDDRWLIPTAEVPLTNMVRDAIHAEGDFPLRMTALTPCFRSEAGSAGRDTRGLIRMHQFLKVELVSITTPEQSEDELERMTGCAEEILRRLELPYRVMLLCAGDMGFGARKTYDLEVWMPSQDTYREISSCSNCGDFQARRMNARFRREGEKKPDFLHTLNGSGLAVGRALVAILENHQNADGSVTIPQALRPYMGGVEKIG, encoded by the coding sequence ATGCACGACATCCGCCTCATCCGTGACGAGCCGGCCGCCTTCGACGCGACGATGCAAAAACGCGGTCTGGAGCCGCAGGCCCAGCGCCTGATCGATCTGGACGCCCGGCGCCGGGAGGCGACGACGAAGCTTCAGGAGGCCGAGACCCAGCGCAACGCGAAGTCCAAGGAGATCGGCAAGGCCAAGGCCCAGGGCGACGAGGACCTGTTCAACAGCCTGCGCGCCGAGGTCGAGCGGCTGAAAGCCGAGATGGAGCGCCTGGCCGAGGAAGAACGCACCGCGACGGAAGTCCTGAACCAGCACCTCGCCGCTCTGCCCAACAGGCCGATGGACGACGTGCCCGAGGGCGAGGACGAGACCGGCAACGAGGAAGTCCGCGGCTGGGGCGAGCCGCGCGCGTTCGATTTCGACATCGCCGACCACGTCACCGTGGGCGAGCGCCTGGGGCTCGATTTCGAGCGCGCCGCGGCGATGTCGGGCGCGCGCTTTGCGGTGCTGCAAGGTCCGCTCGCCCGGCTCGAACGCGCGCTGGGACAGTTCATGCTGGACGTGCAGACCGAAGAGCACGGCTATCGCGAGACTTCGGTGCCCTACATGGTGCGCGACGAGGCGGTGTTCGGAACCGGGCAGCTGCCGAAATTCTCCGAAGATCTGTTCCGCACCACCGACGACCGCTGGCTCATCCCCACCGCGGAAGTCCCGCTCACAAACATGGTCCGCGACGCGATCCACGCCGAGGGCGACTTCCCGCTGCGCATGACCGCGCTGACTCCGTGCTTCCGCTCCGAAGCGGGCTCTGCGGGGCGCGACACGCGCGGGCTCATCCGCATGCACCAGTTTTTGAAGGTCGAGCTCGTCTCGATCACCACGCCCGAGCAGTCCGAGGACGAGCTCGAGCGCATGACCGGCTGCGCGGAAGAGATCCTGCGCCGGCTGGAGCTGCCCTACCGGGTGATGCTGCTGTGCGCGGGCGACATGGGGTTCGGCGCGCGCAAGACCTACGATCTCGAAGTCTGGATGCCCAGCCAGGACACCTATCGCGAGATCAGCTCGTGCTCGAATTGCGGGGACTTCCAGGCCCGGCGCATGAACGCGCGCTTCCGCCGCGAGGGCGAGAAAAAGCCCGACTTCCTGCACACGCTGAACGGTTCGGGCCTGGCGGTCGGCCGGGCGCTGGTGGCGATCCTTGAAAACCACCAGAACGCCGACGGCTCGGTGACGATACCTCAGGCGTTGCGGCCGTATATGGGCGGGGTTGAGAAGATCGGCTAG
- the secD gene encoding protein translocase subunit SecD, with translation MLYFSPWKTALVLAVCLIGLLFSLPNFVPASQRLNDAGEPVGVWTVLPHQTINLGLDLRGGSHLVFEVDMEQVREERLSDLADDVRTAFRQDPPILSAPPSVVNGEVVVRLSRPEDMERALERLDEINEPITNAQGQQGLGQTLTIRRGEDDRTIRVDITEAALESIRQRTVAQSIEVIRRRIDATGTTEPTIARQGEDRVLVQVPGESDPQRIIDLVGTTARMTFHMVEANVNPGPDGQARTPPGVMILPTDDPGEPFLAVQSRALVTGEQLVSASQSFNEAGQPAVSFRFNQSGSLAFGDATAQNVGRRFAIVLDDTIISAPRIRVPILGGSGQIDGGFTVETANDLANMLNAGALPAELSPIEQRTVGPGLGQDSIDRGQTAILIGFALVIVFMLFAYGFFGIVSTVALLVNVLLLLGALSGLQATLTLPGIAGIILTIGMAVDANVLIFERVREEYRLGRTIANAIEAGYARALSAILDANITTFIAAAVLYMLGAGPVRGFAVTLGIGIITSVFTAFVLSRLMISIWLRTARPKSLAM, from the coding sequence ATGCTCTATTTCTCTCCGTGGAAGACGGCGCTCGTTCTCGCCGTCTGTCTGATCGGTCTTCTGTTCAGCCTGCCCAATTTCGTGCCGGCCTCGCAGCGTCTCAACGATGCGGGCGAGCCGGTCGGTGTGTGGACGGTGCTGCCCCACCAGACGATCAATCTCGGCCTCGACCTCAGGGGCGGCTCGCACCTGGTGTTCGAGGTGGACATGGAGCAGGTGCGCGAGGAGCGGCTCTCCGACCTCGCCGACGACGTCCGTACGGCTTTCCGCCAGGACCCGCCCATCCTCTCCGCCCCGCCGTCGGTGGTGAACGGGGAGGTGGTGGTGCGCCTGTCGCGGCCCGAGGACATGGAGCGTGCGCTCGAGCGGCTCGACGAGATCAACGAGCCGATCACCAACGCGCAGGGCCAGCAGGGGCTGGGCCAGACGCTGACGATCCGCCGCGGCGAGGACGACCGCACCATCCGCGTCGACATCACCGAGGCGGCGCTGGAATCCATCCGCCAGCGCACGGTCGCCCAGTCCATCGAAGTCATCCGCCGCCGCATCGACGCGACAGGCACGACCGAACCCACCATCGCCCGGCAGGGCGAGGACCGGGTGCTGGTCCAGGTGCCCGGTGAAAGCGATCCGCAGCGCATCATCGATCTGGTCGGCACGACCGCGCGCATGACCTTCCACATGGTCGAGGCGAACGTGAACCCCGGACCTGACGGCCAGGCGCGGACGCCGCCGGGCGTGATGATCCTGCCCACCGACGATCCCGGCGAGCCCTTCCTGGCGGTGCAGAGCCGCGCGCTGGTGACCGGTGAGCAACTCGTCAGCGCCAGCCAGAGCTTCAACGAAGCCGGACAGCCGGCGGTGAGCTTCCGGTTCAACCAGTCCGGCTCGCTCGCCTTCGGCGACGCCACCGCGCAGAATGTCGGCCGCCGCTTCGCCATCGTACTCGACGACACGATCATCTCCGCGCCGCGCATCCGCGTCCCGATCCTGGGCGGTTCGGGCCAGATCGACGGCGGCTTCACCGTGGAGACCGCCAACGATCTCGCCAACATGCTCAACGCTGGCGCGCTGCCCGCCGAGCTGTCGCCGATCGAGCAGCGCACGGTGGGTCCGGGCCTCGGTCAGGACTCCATCGATCGCGGCCAGACCGCCATCCTGATCGGTTTCGCGCTGGTCATTGTGTTCATGCTGTTCGCCTACGGGTTCTTCGGGATTGTCTCGACCGTGGCGCTTCTGGTGAACGTGCTCTTGCTGCTCGGCGCGCTGTCGGGCCTGCAGGCGACGCTGACCCTGCCCGGCATCGCCGGCATCATCCTGACGATCGGCATGGCGGTGGACGCCAACGTGCTGATCTTCGAGCGGGTGAGGGAGGAGTACAGGCTCGGGCGAACCATCGCCAACGCCATCGAGGCGGGCTATGCGCGCGCCCTGTCGGCGATCCTGGACGCCAACATCACCACCTTCATCGCCGCCGCGGTGCTTTACATGCTCGGCGCCGGTCCGGTGCGCGGCTTCGCCGTGACGCTGGGCATCGGCATCATCACCTCGGTGTTCACCGCCTTCGTGCTCTCGCGCCTGATGATTTCCATCTGGCTGAGAACCGCGCGGCCGAAATCGCTGGCCATGTAA
- a CDS encoding M23 family metallopeptidase codes for MIRARFLVSSLCAALALSACASGPREPAPVVRGAGVEPSCQGGVTVQRGDTLYSIARACGTSVEDMARANGLRAPYDISPGQRLTTPRPPVYTVRRGDNLYRVALAHDMTVEEVARLNGLRAPYTIYPGQEIVVRGEPRAYARTDDTPPPDTRPAPGPRPTPRPAPQPAPQPAPVTQVAFQWPVDGAVVGRFRQDGERLDGIRIAARVGQPVHAAADGEVVYANNEIPDYGQLVLIKHSDRLVTAYGLNSRLRVQQGQTVRAGDHIADAGVARADGEGVLHFEIRRGVTPIDPLTLLPRRSGADS; via the coding sequence GTGATACGCGCGCGTTTCCTTGTCTCTTCGCTGTGCGCCGCTCTGGCGCTGAGCGCGTGCGCCTCCGGCCCGCGCGAGCCTGCGCCCGTGGTGCGCGGCGCCGGCGTCGAGCCGTCGTGCCAGGGCGGGGTGACGGTGCAGCGCGGCGACACGCTCTACTCGATCGCCCGGGCCTGCGGGACGAGCGTCGAGGACATGGCGCGCGCGAACGGCCTCAGAGCGCCTTACGACATCAGCCCGGGCCAGCGGCTGACCACGCCGCGCCCGCCGGTCTACACGGTGCGCCGGGGCGACAATCTCTATCGTGTCGCGCTCGCCCACGACATGACGGTCGAGGAGGTGGCGCGGCTGAACGGCCTGCGCGCGCCCTACACCATCTATCCCGGACAGGAGATCGTGGTGCGCGGCGAGCCGCGCGCCTATGCCCGTACCGACGACACGCCGCCTCCTGACACCCGTCCAGCACCGGGCCCGAGGCCCACGCCGCGCCCCGCGCCGCAGCCTGCGCCCCAGCCCGCCCCGGTCACCCAGGTCGCTTTCCAGTGGCCGGTGGACGGTGCGGTGGTCGGCCGGTTCCGGCAGGACGGCGAGCGGCTGGACGGCATCCGCATCGCCGCGCGCGTCGGCCAGCCCGTACACGCCGCTGCGGACGGCGAGGTGGTCTATGCGAACAACGAGATTCCCGATTACGGCCAGCTCGTCCTGATCAAGCATTCCGACCGGCTGGTCACCGCCTACGGGCTCAATTCGCGGCTGCGCGTGCAGCAGGGCCAGACCGTGCGCGCGGGCGATCACATCGCCGACGCCGGCGTGGCGCGGGCGGACGGCGAGGGCGTTCTGCATTTCGAGATCCGGCGCGGGGTGACGCCCATCGATCCGCTGACGCTGCTGCCGCGGCGTTCCGGTGCGGATTCGTGA